A region of the Amycolatopsis sp. cg13 genome:
CGTAGGTGTCCAGGATGGAGTAGTCGTGCCGAGCCTTGCGGTTCGACGCGATGACCTTCTGTCCACGTTCCTTGGGCATACCGGCCAGTTTACGTGGCGCCGAGCCGATCAAGCACGCCGGTTTACGGCCGGTCACCCGGCGAAGTCAGTGCTGCTGGAGACGCGCGAACCGCCCGGCGAAAACGTTCGCCGGGCGGTTCGAGGGCAAAAGAATGCGGCTAGTGGCGCACGTACAGCCGCAGCGTGACGTAGCCGGTGATCGCCGAGATCACGATCGACACCGCCAGCAGGATCGGCGCGACCGGGAACAGCACCTCGAGCGTGGTGATCTGCGGGAACACTTCGCCGGTGAAGACCGTGTCGAGGAAGGACAGCTTCGTCAGAAGCAGGAACACCACCCCGAGCACGGCGCCGACCGTGCCGGCGACCACCGCCTCCAAGAGGAACGGCAGCTGGGTATACCACCGCGTCGCGCCCACCAGGCGCATGATGCCGACTTCCGTCCGCCTCGTGAACGCCGAAACCTGAATGGTGTTCGCGATCAGCAGCAGGGCGGCGACGGCCATGATGAGCGCCATCACGAACGCGATGTTCCGGACTCCGTTGAAGACGTTGAACACGCGGTCGAGGAACTTCTTCTGGTCGTCGACCTTCTTGACGCCGGGCTGGCCGGTGTACTGCTTGATGATCGCGTCGGACCGGTCCGGGTCCTTCAGCTTCACCTGCAGCGACGCGGGCAGCGCCTCGGGGCCGGTCAGCTCGAGCAGTTCGGGCTGGCTCGCGAAGATCTTCTTGAACCGGTCGTAGGCCTGGTCGCGGTTCTCGTAGACGACCGACTCCACACCGGGGTTGTTCTGCAGCGACTGGCGGAGCCCGTTGCAGAGCGCCTGGGTGCAGTTCTTGTCGTTCGCGCTCACGTCGTCGACCAGCGAGACCGAAACTTCGACTTCGGCGAGGAAGTTCGCCTTCATCTTGTCGATCGTGCGCACGGCGAGCAGACCGCCGCCGAGCATGGCGAGCGAGACCGCGGTGGTGAGGATCATCGCGATGGTCATCGTGACGTTCCGGCGCAACCCGGTGACGACCTCGCTGAAGACGAAACTGGCTCGCATCGCTCTAGTAATTCCTTGGGTCGGGGCGGAAAAGGGCGGGGTGCGTCAGCGGCCGATGCCGTAGACGCCGCGGGCGTCGTCGCGGATCACGCGACCGAGCTGCAGCTCGACGACCCGCCGCCGCATCGAGTCCACGATGGAATGGTCGTGCGTGGCCATCAGCACGGTGGTGCCGGTGCGGTTGATCCGCTCCAGCAGCAGCATGATGTCCTGGCTGGTGTCCGGGTCGAGGTTCCCGGTGGGCTCGTCGGCGAGAAGCACGAGCGGGCGGTTCACGAACGCGCGGGCGATCGCGACGCGCTGCTGCTCGCCGCCGGAGAGCTCGTTGGGCAGCCGGTCGGCTTTGCCGTCGAGGCCGACGAGTTCGAGCACCTCGGGCACGACCTTGCGGATCGTGGGCCGCGGTTTCCCGATGACCTCGAGCGCGAACGCCACGTTTTCCGCGACGG
Encoded here:
- the ftsE gene encoding cell division ATP-binding protein FtsE, which codes for MIRLEEVSKVYKTSTRPALERVSVEIDKGEFVFLIGPSGSGKSTFLRLLLREEVPSKGRVMVSNFDVAKLARRRVPRLRQTIGCVFQDFRLLANKTVAENVAFALEVIGKPRPTIRKVVPEVLELVGLDGKADRLPNELSGGEQQRVAIARAFVNRPLVLLADEPTGNLDPDTSQDIMLLLERINRTGTTVLMATHDHSIVDSMRRRVVELQLGRVIRDDARGVYGIGR
- the ftsX gene encoding permease-like cell division protein FtsX encodes the protein MRASFVFSEVVTGLRRNVTMTIAMILTTAVSLAMLGGGLLAVRTIDKMKANFLAEVEVSVSLVDDVSANDKNCTQALCNGLRQSLQNNPGVESVVYENRDQAYDRFKKIFASQPELLELTGPEALPASLQVKLKDPDRSDAIIKQYTGQPGVKKVDDQKKFLDRVFNVFNGVRNIAFVMALIMAVAALLLIANTIQVSAFTRRTEVGIMRLVGATRWYTQLPFLLEAVVAGTVGAVLGVVFLLLTKLSFLDTVFTGEVFPQITTLEVLFPVAPILLAVSIVISAITGYVTLRLYVRH